TGTAGCCCAGGCTGGAGCCGATCAGCGGCACCAGGGCCAGGATCGGGATGCACTGCAGGATCACCGCGTAGGGGAAGAGCGACCGCTCCACCCAGCGGGCCTGGGACATGATCACCGCCCAGCCGATCCCGATCACGATGGAGATCGCCAGCCCGGTCAGGGCCACCCCGGTGGAGAGCGCCAGGGCGTCGAGCAGGTCACCGGTGATCGGCCGGTCCCGCGGGTCGGCCGGGAAGAAGGAGTCGACGACGATCCGCGTCGGGTCGGGCAGGATCGTCGTCCGGCCGATGGACTCCAGGTAGGCGGCCAGCGCGTACCAGACCACGAGGATGACGGCGAAGGCCGCGAGCGGCGGGCCGTAGACCTTCACCCGGTCCCCGCCGGTGCGGCCGGGGGTCGAGGGGACCTTCGGCTGGGCCTCGGCGGCCGCCTGCTTCACCGCCGTGGCGGTCACGAGTGGGCCCCGCGGAGCGCGTGCGAGACCTGGCCGCTGAGGGCCGCGAACTCCGGGGTGAACCGGAAGTCGGGGTCGCGCGGGTAGGTCTGGTCGACCTCGAAGGTGTCGACGATCCGGCCGGGGCGCCCGCTCATCACCACCACCCGCGTCGAGAGGTAGACCGCCTCGGCCACCGAGTGGGTGATGAACAGGCCGGCGAACCGGCGCTCGCCGAAGATCCGCAGGAGCTCGTCGCCGAGCCGTTCCCGGGTGATCTCGTCGAGCGCGCCGAACGGCTCGTCGAAGAGGAACAGCTCGGGGTCCAGGGTCAGCGACCGGGCGAGCGAGGTCCGCATCCGCATGCCGCCGGACAGCTGCTTGGGCAGCGACTTCTCGAACCCGCCGAGCCCGACCAGCTCGATGGCCTGCCGGGCCTGCTCGGCCCGGGCGGCCCGCGGCTGCTTGTTCAGCTCGGCCAGCAGCTCGACGTTCGCCTGCACGGTGCGCCACGGCAGCAGCGTCGCGTCCTGGAACACGTAGCCGATCCGCCTGGTGCCCAGCGCGACCGTGCCCTCGCTGGCCGTCTCCAGTCCGGAGGCGATCCGCAGCAGGGTGCTCTTGCCGCACCCGCTGGGCCCCACGACGGTCACGAACTCGCCGCGGCGCACGGTCAGGTCGACACCCGACAGCGCCACGGTCCCGTTGGGGAACTGCATGGCGACGCCGGCGAAGTCGACGAGCGACTCCCCCGCCGCGTCCGGCTCGGGACCCGCCGGCGCCCGCGGCCCGGCGGCAGGGGTGGTGGGTGCGGTCACCGGGAGGCCTCCAACGTGATGGCGGGTGGGACGGGCTCGGGGGAGACGGGCGCGGGAGCGAGGGGGGCCGACCACGGCAGCGCGACCTCGGTCGCCGTGGTCGTGCGGGCGACGACCCGACCGCCGCGCACCACCACCCGGTCGGCCGGGGCGTCGGCGACGACCGCGGCCAGGTCGGCGCCCCGGACGGCGAGCAGGTCGGCGACGGCGCCCACCACGGGACCGGCGACCGGCAGCCGCATCACCTCCCGGGCTCCGGAGCTGACCGCGGCGTAGGCCTCGGTGACGGTGAGGTGGCCGGCGACGACGAGCAGCATCGCGGTCTCCAGGGCGTCGCCGCGGCCCAGCGGGTTGAAGGGGTCGCGGACGTTGTCGGCTCCGGCGGCGAACCGGACGCCGGCGTCGAGCAGCTCCCGGGCCGGCGTCAGCCCGCGCGGGGTCGACGTGGGGTGCTGCCAGCCCTGCAGGTACAGGTTGGTGATCGGGTTGGCGATGACCCCGACGTCGCTGGCCAGCACCTCGGCGATCACCCGGGCACGCTCACGCCCGGGCAGGGTGCCGAGGCGGCAGCAGTGCCCGGCGGAGACGTTGACCGTCCAGCCGCGGACGGCGCGGGCGAACGCGTCGAGCGTCACGGGGCCGTCCAGGGACTCGTCGACGTGCAGGTCGACCCCGACGCCGCGGCGCTCCGCGATGGCCAGCAGCCGCGCCAGGTCGTCGTGCGGGTCCAGGGCCAGGTGGCAGGCGCCGCCCACCAGGTCGACGCCGAGGTCGAGGGCCTCCTCCACGGCGCGGTCCGTGGTCTCCGGCCCGGCCAGGGCGACCAGCTCGAGGTCCAGCAGCGGGGCCAGCTCCTCGCGGACCCGGACCAGCGCCCGGGTGCCGAGCGTCGGGTCGTCGCCGGTGCGGATGTCGACGTGGGAGCGGATCGCTGTCGTGCCGGCGGCCAGCATGGCGAGGGCCTGCGCGCGGGCGCGGGCCGCCACGTCGTCCTCGGTCATGGTGGCGGCGTGGGCCCGCCAGGCGGCGATGGCGCTGCCCAGGTCCCCCATCGGGGGCCGGATCGCGTCCCAGGACCGGGCCTTGTCGAGGTGGGCGTGGGGGTCGGCGGTGGCCGGCAGCAGCAGGTGGCCGTCGAGGTCCAGCTCGGCCGCGGTCGGCTCGGCCTGCCCGGCCGGCAGCACCGCGACCACCCGCCCGGCGGCGATCTCGACGTCGACGCGGGACCCGTCGGCCAGGGTCGCGTTCCTGAGCAGCGACAGCTCCGCGGGACCCGGCACCTGCTCCCCCTCCCGCTGGCGACGTCGACGACGCCGATGTCGAGGACGCTAGGGAGCCGATGTTCCGGTCGTGTGACTGCCCGATTCCCGGGCGGTAAAAGCCTGCCGGCGGCCCGGAGGAGCCGGTCCCGCCGGGCGGCTCCGGGCAGGAGCCCGGGTCCCCCACGTCCTACAGTCGAGCCTCGATGGAGACCCGCAGCCAGGAGGCCCCGTGAGCGGCATGTTCAGCGACGTCGAGCGCGACTGCGTCATCAGCGTCCACCGGCAGGTCGCCGACGACGTGGTGCTGCTGGAGCTGGTCGCGCAGAACGGCCGCGACCTGCCGCCGTGGGAGCCGGGCTCGCACGTCGACCTGCTGCTGACGGGCTCCACCACCGACGTGCTGGAGCGGCAGTACTCGCTGTGCGGTGACCCGGCCGACCGGTCGCGCTACCGGGTCGCGGTGCTGCGGGAGGTCGACGGCCGGGGCGGTTCGGCGGCCGTGCACAGCGACCTCCGCGAGGGCGCACCGCTCCGGATCCGCGGACCGCGCAACCACTTCGTCTTCGAGCCGCCGCCGGGAGCGCCCGTCGTCCTCGTGGCCGGCGGTATCGGCATCACCCCGTTCCTGTCCATGGCGGCGGCCGCCGACGCCGACGGCCGGGACCTGACCCTGCTCTACGCCGGCCGGTCCCGCCGGCGGATGGCCTTCGTCGACGACCTGGTCCGGCGCTACGGCGACCGCGTCCGGGTGCACGTCAGCGACGAGGCCACCCGGCTGGACGTCGCGGTCACGCTGGCGACGCTGCCGTCGACGGCGCACGTGTACGCGTGCGGCCCCGTCGCGCTGATCAGCGCGGTGGAGGGAGCCTGGGGCGACCGGCCGTCCTCGCAGCTGCACGTCGAGCACTTCGAGGCCAAGGAGTTCGGCCCCCCGGTCTGGCAGGAGCCGTTCGAGCTGGAGCTGGCGCTCACCGGGGTCACCGCCCTGGTGCCCCTGGAGAAGACGGTGCTCGACGTGGTGGAGGAGCAGGGTGTCCTCGTGGTCTCCTCGTGCCGCAAGGGCACCTGCGGGACCTGCGAAACCCCGGTGCTGGAGGGCGAGGTGGAGCACCGCGACTCCGTGCTGACCCCCGACGAGCAGGAGGCGGCCGACACGATGATGATCTGCGTCTCCCGGGCCGCCGGGCCGCGGCTGGTGCTGGACCTCTGACCCGCTGGCCACCTCCTCGCCGCAACTTCTGGCGGTTCGACCACCCCCAGGGTGGTCCAGGCGCCAGAAGTCCGACCGTCAGCGACCGACGCGGGCCCGGAGGCCGGCGACGACGGACTGCTCGTCGGCGCTGACCAGGCGGCCGTCGCGGACGACCACCCGCCCGGCGACGACGACGTGCCGGGGCCGGCGGCCGGGGGCGGCCCAGAGCAGCCCGTCGACGGGGTCGGCGACCCCCGCGTCGGCGACCCCGGAGACGTCCCAGACGCAGAGGTCGGCGGCCGCGCCGGGGCGCAGGTGGCCGAGCTCGGGCCGGCCCAGGCCGGCGGCCGACCCCGTCGTCGCCATCTCCAGCACCTCCCGGGCGGCCAGCGCCCCGCCCCCCAGCGGGGCGACCTGCATCGCCAGCCGCGCGTCGGCCAGCAGGTGCCCGGCGTCGTTGCTGCCGCCGCCGCTGGTCCCCAGCCCGACCGGGACGCCGGCCACCCGGAGCGCGGCGACCGGGGCGACGCCCCAGCCCATCGGCAGGTCGCAGCCGGGGGCGTGCGTCGCGGTCGCCCCCGCGTCGGCGATCCGCTCGACCTCGGCCGGCGTCACGTCGCAGAGGTGGGCGAGGGTGACGTCGGGGGCCAGCCACCCCCACGCGGCGAGCAGCTCGAGCGGACGGCGGCCGTACCGCTCGGCGGCGACCGCCACGTCCACCTGCTCGTTGCTCTGGGTCCGCCGGCGCAGCCCGAACCGGGCCGCGACCTCCCCCAGCAGGCGGAAGGTCTCCTCGCCGTCGCTGTGCACCCCGGCCGGGCCGACGGCCAGCTGCAGCAGCCCGTCCGCGCTGACCCCGTCGGGCCGGCCGGGCACCAGGGCCTCCGCGATCGCGGTCGCGGAGGCCGCGGCGGTCTCCGGGTCGTCCCGCGCGGTGCCGCGGACGAACACGAGCCGGGCGCCCAGCGACCGGGCCGCCGCGGCGGTGGCCCGGGCCATCCCGACGGTGTCGGCGCCGGCCGGCCAGGTGAGGTGGTGGTCGGCGACGGTCGTGACCCCGCAGAGCAGCGCCTCCGCCAACCCGGCCCGGGCGGCCACCGAGCACAGCTCCGGGTCCACCCCTGCCGCCGCGTAGGCGGCGGCCATCGTGGGCAGCCACGTCGCCATGGGCACGCCGCGGGTGCCCGGCAGGGTCCGGAACGCCGTCTGCAGGAGGTGGTGGTGCGCGTTGACCAGCCCCGGCGTCACGACGCAGCCGTCAGCCTCCAGGACCTCGGCGCCCGGCGCAGGCTCCACGCTCACCCGGCCGTCGACGACGTGCACCGGCGCGGTCGACCGCCCGACCCCGTCGACGACCACCACCGCGGCCCCCACGACCGAGAGCGCCCGCTGTCCGGCCCCGTCCGCATCCGTCATGGCGGCAGTCTGACGCGCCCCCGTGCCGGCCGGCCGAGCCGGGGCGCTCAGCGCGGCGGCAGCGAGCGGGCGAAGGCCAGACCGTGGTCGAGCCAGCCGTCGAGGTCCGCGTCGTCGACGGAGCCGTCGACGTCGGCGTGCACCCAGCCGGTCATCGGCCGGCCCCGCATGACGAACGGGCCCACCCGCGGGTCCCGCTCCAGCGCCTCCTGGTCGCTCGCGTCGCAGCGGACCAGGAGGCCGCCCTGGCCGCTGGCGCTGACGGCGAGGTGCCCGGCCACCAGGAAGGCGAGCCCGCCGAACATCCGCCGCTCGGTCACGTCGGCTTCCGACGCCAGCCGCTCCCGCAGCCGGTCGGCCAGCTCGAGGTCGTACGTCACGCCCGCAGTATGGCGGCCTCGGGGCGTCGCGGGAAGGTGGTCAGGCCGCGGCGACGGGGTCGTGGCAAGTGTCGGCCCCGCTGCCGTGCCGGGGGTGGCGGTGCCGCCGGCCCCCGTAGATGACGGCGCCGCAGGTGCAGGACGCCCAGTCGCACCGACGGTTGCTGCAGTGCGGGCTGGTGGTGTCGAGGTTGGTGCAGTGCGGGCAGACGACGTGCCGGGCCGCGAGCCAGGCCGTCCGCCGGCCCTGCGGCTCGGCCGGGCGGCCACTCAGGGTGAGGACGTGGAACCAGCGGGTCCAGACCGGGTGGGGGATCACGAGACGCTCCGGCGTACGAGGCGGACGGCGGGCTGCGGGACGAGAGGAGCTACGGGCACGGGTGGCACTTCCGGAGAGCACGGTGTCGAGGACAGGACACGCCGCCGTCGCCGTGCCCTGCGCCCGGGGGTACCCACCGCCGGTGGAGCGCACACACCGTCGGACCGACGGCCCGTGTGCTGCACGTCACCCCGCTCGCCCCGGAATACCCGGCCCCGACCGCTGGTTGTGCAGACCAGTGCCGTCCGGTGCAAGACCCCCGGGCCTCACCCCTTCGCCGCTTCGAGCGGCCACTCGCCGAGAGGCGTCTGCCGGGCGGCACCCCATCTTCCTCCTCAGCACGCCGCTGAAGGGCCCCAGTCGCCCGCGGCCAGCAGTGCTCCCACCTCCAGATCGGCGATCGCCTGCGCGTAGCGCGGGAACACGACGTCCCAGAACCCACCGCGCGGACCGACCTGCACCCCGACGGCACCGGCCAGCCGGGCCGCCGGCAGCAGCAGGGCCAGCCGGTAGTCGTCCCACAGCCGCTCGAACGGGTAGCCGGTGGTGCCCAGCGCCACGAGGCGCCTGTGATAGCCGCGCAGCAGCTCGCGCTCGGCCGCCCGGCGCTGCTCGGGCACGCAGGAGCCGGCCAGCAACCAGGCGACGTCGACCGCCGGCCGGCCCCGCGTCGCGGCCTGCCAGTCGATCACGGCGACGGACCGGTCGCCGTCGGCCTCGGGGAAGAACAGGTTGGGGCCGTCGAGGTCCTGGTGGACGAGGGTGCGGGGCGGCGTCAGCAGCAGGTACCCGGCGACCGCCTCGAGGTGCTCGCTCAACAGCGCTCCGGCCTGCTCGATCTCCGCGGTGACCGGGACCGACAGCCGGGCGAGGAAGGTCGGCCACGTCGCGTCCACCAGGTCGTGCAGGTGCGGCACCGACAGCGGTCCGCGCAGCTCCAGCCAGTCCTCCGCCGCGATCCGCGGGTCCTCCCACCAGGCCACGTGGACGGCGGCGATCGCGTCGAGGACCAGCCGCAGGTCCGCGACGGTCGCGCCGTCCAGCCAGTCGCCGTGGTCCGCGGGCGCCAGGTCCTCCAGCAGGAGCACCGCCGC
The window above is part of the Friedmanniella luteola genome. Proteins encoded here:
- a CDS encoding ABC transporter permease, producing the protein MTATAVKQAAAEAQPKVPSTPGRTGGDRVKVYGPPLAAFAVILVVWYALAAYLESIGRTTILPDPTRIVVDSFFPADPRDRPITGDLLDALALSTGVALTGLAISIVIGIGWAVIMSQARWVERSLFPYAVILQCIPILALVPLIGSSLGYSLSSRVLVCVLISLFPMVSNTLFGLQAADKSQRELFQLQGASRWTVLTKLQFPGAMPAIFAGMRISAGLAVIGAIVGDFFFRRGQAGLGILINNYASRLQTAELWASVLTASLLGVVIFLVFGWIQKAAVGRWYEPSS
- a CDS encoding amidohydrolase family protein gives rise to the protein MPGPAELSLLRNATLADGSRVDVEIAAGRVVAVLPAGQAEPTAAELDLDGHLLLPATADPHAHLDKARSWDAIRPPMGDLGSAIAAWRAHAATMTEDDVAARARAQALAMLAAGTTAIRSHVDIRTGDDPTLGTRALVRVREELAPLLDLELVALAGPETTDRAVEEALDLGVDLVGGACHLALDPHDDLARLLAIAERRGVGVDLHVDESLDGPVTLDAFARAVRGWTVNVSAGHCCRLGTLPGRERARVIAEVLASDVGVIANPITNLYLQGWQHPTSTPRGLTPARELLDAGVRFAAGADNVRDPFNPLGRGDALETAMLLVVAGHLTVTEAYAAVSSGAREVMRLPVAGPVVGAVADLLAVRGADLAAVVADAPADRVVVRGGRVVARTTTATEVALPWSAPLAPAPVSPEPVPPAITLEASR
- a CDS encoding phosphotransferase — translated: MDGGAGAEAYPRQPEELTAGWLTERLRASGALPEGRVAGFGSEPLHPERGMTGVLVRLRLTYDGAAPGAPATLVAKFSSPDPYVRALVHSLGYVEREVRFYRELAADTPVRTPRCHAAAVDLADGAAVLLLEDLAPADHGDWLDGATVADLRLVLDAIAAVHVAWWEDPRIAAEDWLELRGPLSVPHLHDLVDATWPTFLARLSVPVTAEIEQAGALLSEHLEAVAGYLLLTPPRTLVHQDLDGPNLFFPEADGDRSVAVIDWQAATRGRPAVDVAWLLAGSCVPEQRRAAERELLRGYHRRLVALGTTGYPFERLWDDYRLALLLPAARLAGAVGVQVGPRGGFWDVVFPRYAQAIADLEVGALLAAGDWGPSAAC
- a CDS encoding amidohydrolase family protein yields the protein MTDADGAGQRALSVVGAAVVVVDGVGRSTAPVHVVDGRVSVEPAPGAEVLEADGCVVTPGLVNAHHHLLQTAFRTLPGTRGVPMATWLPTMAAAYAAAGVDPELCSVAARAGLAEALLCGVTTVADHHLTWPAGADTVGMARATAAAARSLGARLVFVRGTARDDPETAAASATAIAEALVPGRPDGVSADGLLQLAVGPAGVHSDGEETFRLLGEVAARFGLRRRTQSNEQVDVAVAAERYGRRPLELLAAWGWLAPDVTLAHLCDVTPAEVERIADAGATATHAPGCDLPMGWGVAPVAALRVAGVPVGLGTSGGGSNDAGHLLADARLAMQVAPLGGGALAAREVLEMATTGSAAGLGRPELGHLRPGAAADLCVWDVSGVADAGVADPVDGLLWAAPGRRPRHVVVAGRVVVRDGRLVSADEQSVVAGLRARVGR
- a CDS encoding PDR/VanB family oxidoreductase yields the protein MFSDVERDCVISVHRQVADDVVLLELVAQNGRDLPPWEPGSHVDLLLTGSTTDVLERQYSLCGDPADRSRYRVAVLREVDGRGGSAAVHSDLREGAPLRIRGPRNHFVFEPPPGAPVVLVAGGIGITPFLSMAAAADADGRDLTLLYAGRSRRRMAFVDDLVRRYGDRVRVHVSDEATRLDVAVTLATLPSTAHVYACGPVALISAVEGAWGDRPSSQLHVEHFEAKEFGPPVWQEPFELELALTGVTALVPLEKTVLDVVEEQGVLVVSSCRKGTCGTCETPVLEGEVEHRDSVLTPDEQEAADTMMICVSRAAGPRLVLDL
- a CDS encoding ABC transporter ATP-binding protein, whose amino-acid sequence is MTAPTTPAAGPRAPAGPEPDAAGESLVDFAGVAMQFPNGTVALSGVDLTVRRGEFVTVVGPSGCGKSTLLRIASGLETASEGTVALGTRRIGYVFQDATLLPWRTVQANVELLAELNKQPRAARAEQARQAIELVGLGGFEKSLPKQLSGGMRMRTSLARSLTLDPELFLFDEPFGALDEITRERLGDELLRIFGERRFAGLFITHSVAEAVYLSTRVVVMSGRPGRIVDTFEVDQTYPRDPDFRFTPEFAALSGQVSHALRGAHS
- a CDS encoding TfoX/Sxy family protein, which codes for MTYDLELADRLRERLASEADVTERRMFGGLAFLVAGHLAVSASGQGGLLVRCDASDQEALERDPRVGPFVMRGRPMTGWVHADVDGSVDDADLDGWLDHGLAFARSLPPR